GGGCGGCCTCGGGCGAGCTGCGGTTCGGGATCCGACTGCATGTCATCAGCCGGCCCACCGCGGCAGAGGCCTGGGCTCAAGCCGACCGATTGCTGGCCGGCCTGCGCCCCGAGCAGATCCAGCGTGCCCAGCAGATCCAACAAAAATCCGGATCGGAAGGTCAGCGACGGATGACTGAGCTGCACGGCGGGCGGACCGATCAGCTCGAAGTGTCACCGAACCTATGGGCCGGTGTGGGCCTGGTCCGAGGCGGCGCGGGAACCGCACTGGTGGGCAGCCACGAGGAGGTCGCCGACCGCATCGAGGAGTACTACCGCCTGGGACTGGACGAGTTCGTTCTGTCGGGCTACCCGCACCTGGAGGAGGCGTTCTCCTTCGGGGAGGGTGTGCTGCCGATTCTGGCCGAGCGGGGGCTGCTCGACCACCCCGTTACCTCACTGACAACCTAAGGAAGACAAGGCAATGCCGACCAATGCCCCCACGCCGCTGAGCTTCGCCTACTGGGTTCCCAACGTCAGCGGTGGACTGGTCACCTCGACGATTGAGCAACGCACCGACTGGAGCTACGACTACAACGTCGCCCTGGCCCGGATCGCCGAGGAAGCCGGCTTTGAATACGCACTGACTCAGGTCCGCTACACGGCCAGCTACAGCGCCGAATATCAGCACGAGTCGACCAGTTTCAGCCTGGCCCTGCTGCTGGCCACACAGCGGCTCAAGGTGATCGCCGCGGTGCACCCGGGCATGTGGCAGCCGGGAGTGCTCGCGAAGTGGCTGGCGACCGCCGACCATCTGTCCAACGGGCGGGTGGCGGTCAACATCGTCAGCGGCTGGCTCAAGGACGAGTTCACCAAGCTCGGCGAGCCGTGGCTCGAGCACGACGAACGCTACCGGCGCAGTGCTGAATTCATCCAGGCGTTGCGGGCGATCTGGACCGAGGACCCAGCTAACCTGGCCGGCGACTTCTACCGCATCCGCGACTTCAATCTGCAACCCAAACCCCTTTCCTGGGATGGCCGGCCCCACCCGGAGATCTTCCAGGGCGGCAACTCCACCGCAGCCCGCATCAACGGCGGTCGCTATTCCGACTGGTATTTCTCCAACGGCAACGACTTCGACGGGGTCACCGCGCAGTTGGCCGACCTTCGCAGGGTCGCAGCAGATTCCGGACGCGCCGAGCCGCCGCGTTTCGGCCTGAACGGCTTCGTCATCGTGCGCGACACCGAGGCAGAGGCCAAAGAGGTGCTGCGCGAGATCATCGCCAAGGCCGATGTTCCCGCGGTACAGGGGTTCGGTGCGGCGGTGCGTCAGGCCGGCGCGTCGACCACAGACCAGCGGGGCATGTGGGCGGACTCCAGCTTCGAAGACTTGGT
The window above is part of the Mycolicibacter sp. MU0102 genome. Proteins encoded here:
- the sfnG gene encoding dimethylsulfone monooxygenase SfnG, which encodes MPTNAPTPLSFAYWVPNVSGGLVTSTIEQRTDWSYDYNVALARIAEEAGFEYALTQVRYTASYSAEYQHESTSFSLALLLATQRLKVIAAVHPGMWQPGVLAKWLATADHLSNGRVAVNIVSGWLKDEFTKLGEPWLEHDERYRRSAEFIQALRAIWTEDPANLAGDFYRIRDFNLQPKPLSWDGRPHPEIFQGGNSTAARINGGRYSDWYFSNGNDFDGVTAQLADLRRVAADSGRAEPPRFGLNGFVIVRDTEAEAKEVLREIIAKADVPAVQGFGAAVRQAGASTTDQRGMWADSSFEDLVQYNDGFRTQLIGTAEQVAERIVAYRKLGVNLILAGFLHFQEEVEAFGRNVLPLVRELEAHAGLAPVPAPALP